A stretch of DNA from Cohaesibacter gelatinilyticus:
CTGGATTGCGCTCAATTGGCCCAGTTTGGAGCCGAGACAATATCTTCGCATGCGGGGTGCCGTTCGATTTCCCCGGATCGCCAGATCAGGGAGCAGGTCTGACCGAAAAGGGCAAGGAGCTTGTTCGTCGCTGCAACAAGATGGGCATCATGATCGATATGTCCCATCTCAATGAAGCAGGATTTTGGGATGTCCAAAAACTCTCATCGGCCCCTCTTGTGGCCACCCATTCCAATGTTCATGCACTTAGCAACACACCGCGCAATCTGACAGACAAACAATTGGATGCGATTGCCGAGAGCAAAGGCGTTGTTGGCCTGAACTACGCGGTTGGCTTCTTGCGCGAAGATGGTGATCAGCATAATCCGGATACGCCGATTGAGCGCATGCTGGTCCATCTGGATTATCTTTTGAACAAACTGGGAGAAGACGGAGTAGCGCTCGGATCAGATTTTGATGGCTGCACATTGCCGAAAGATATCGGATCCGCAGCTGGCAATGCCAAGCTTATCGATGCCATGCGCCAGCATGGATATGGTGAAGACTTGATCGAAAAGATTGCTCATAAAAACTGGCTCAGCCTGCTGGAGCGGACTGGAATCTAAAGCGTGTTCCGAAAAGCTGCGTAACGTTTCGGATAAGAAATTGCGTTAAAACAAAGACTTAAAGCAATGTTTGCAAGGCGATGGTCGCGAATAGTGCTTTAAATTTGATTTTGAACTCGGGCATGGTAAAGCT
This window harbors:
- a CDS encoding dipeptidase encodes the protein MSDILMQIFDGHNDTLLRLVGAERKGALISFFDGHDNLHIDAKKAKAGGFAGGFFAMFVPPVNETGRELAFHEMCEPVAQDYALNYTMHLVSMAYRLEAEADGAVRICRTTSDIKTTMSEGFIAMLLHIEGAEAIDQDFHALDVLYGAGLRSIGPVWSRDNIFACGVPFDFPGSPDQGAGLTEKGKELVRRCNKMGIMIDMSHLNEAGFWDVQKLSSAPLVATHSNVHALSNTPRNLTDKQLDAIAESKGVVGLNYAVGFLREDGDQHNPDTPIERMLVHLDYLLNKLGEDGVALGSDFDGCTLPKDIGSAAGNAKLIDAMRQHGYGEDLIEKIAHKNWLSLLERTGI